A single Paenibacillus kribbensis DNA region contains:
- a CDS encoding CPCC family cysteine-rich protein: protein MDTKKCPCCGNFTVEEDFDICEVCYWQYDTIAHNNPDIAMGANKISLKMAQKNYKTFGASEERFIVKVRKPISEELPENNTESD from the coding sequence ATGGATACGAAAAAATGCCCATGTTGCGGTAATTTTACTGTTGAAGAGGATTTTGATATTTGTGAAGTTTGTTATTGGCAGTATGATACTATTGCACACAATAATCCTGATATAGCCATGGGAGCGAATAAGATTTCTTTGAAGATGGCGCAAAAGAATTATAAAACTTTTGGGGCTTCTGAAGAGAGATTTATAGTTAAGGTCAGAAAACCAATATCGGAGGAACTTCCAGAAAACAATACTGAGAGTGATTAA
- a CDS encoding DUF1871 family protein has product MNAEIVEIINEWNPIKIYPLIEDEYYSEIRKIYEIKTNSVEELAEQIHVVFVQAFKKEFNKSIEECWWIAEKIIDLIK; this is encoded by the coding sequence ATGAACGCTGAGATTGTAGAAATCATTAATGAATGGAATCCAATCAAAATATACCCTTTAATAGAAGATGAGTACTATTCGGAAATACGTAAAATTTATGAGATTAAAACAAACTCTGTAGAAGAATTAGCTGAACAAATCCATGTTGTATTTGTACAAGCTTTTAAAAAGGAGTTCAACAAAAGTATCGAAGAATGCTGGTGGATTGCTGAGAAAATAATTGATCTTATAAAATAG
- a CDS encoding ClbS/DfsB family four-helix bundle protein, which translates to MTKTLIQIINDEQVSFQEQPDVQAFNDASVAFGRNMKPHELLNEAIAQRKQMIRKLKMVSELAFVRPFPNSPYTMENFLQQMFVLHDRHHKEQIMKALRAIR; encoded by the coding sequence TTGACTAAGACGCTTATACAGATTATCAATGATGAACAAGTCTCGTTCCAGGAACAACCCGATGTACAGGCATTTAACGATGCATCCGTTGCGTTCGGCAGAAATATGAAACCACATGAGTTGTTAAATGAAGCTATTGCTCAGCGCAAGCAAATGATTAGGAAGCTCAAAATGGTTTCAGAATTAGCTTTTGTCCGTCCATTTCCTAATAGTCCATACACCATGGAAAATTTTTTGCAACAGATGTTTGTTCTGCATGACAGACATCATAAAGAGCAAATCATGAAAGCTCTTCGAGCCATTCGCTGA
- the mnmA gene encoding tRNA 2-thiouridine(34) synthase MnmA, whose amino-acid sequence MAKANHETRVVVGMSGGVDSSVTALLLKEQGYDVIGIFMKNWDDTDEFGRCTAEEDAEDVRRVCEQIDIPYYTVNFEKEYFDKVFSYFLDEYKAGRTPNPDVMCNREIKFGEFLNKALDLGADYVATGHYARVVEEDGRFTLLRGVDSNKDQTYFLNALSQKQLSRAMFPIGHLPKPEVRKIAESAGLYTAKKKDSTGVCFIGERNFKEFLSGYLPAKGGDMVDIATGEVKGRHDGLMYYTLGQRQGLGIGGSGSGEPWFVADKDLEKNILYVVQGDRHHSLYSTGLIATDVNWIEGADARPSGEFRCTAKFRYRQPDQQVTLRWLEDGTVHVVFDVHQKAITPGQAVVFYDGELCLGGGTIDKVEKLQPETV is encoded by the coding sequence ATGGCAAAAGCCAATCATGAAACCCGTGTCGTCGTCGGGATGTCCGGTGGCGTCGACTCATCCGTTACCGCGCTGCTGCTAAAGGAGCAGGGCTATGACGTAATCGGCATCTTCATGAAAAATTGGGATGACACGGATGAATTTGGCCGTTGTACGGCTGAAGAGGATGCGGAGGATGTGCGCCGCGTCTGTGAACAGATCGACATTCCTTACTATACCGTCAATTTTGAAAAAGAATACTTTGATAAAGTATTCTCCTATTTTCTTGATGAATATAAAGCTGGACGCACACCTAACCCGGATGTCATGTGCAACCGTGAAATTAAATTCGGTGAGTTTCTCAATAAAGCGCTGGATTTGGGAGCAGATTATGTTGCTACTGGGCATTATGCACGGGTTGTGGAAGAAGACGGCCGCTTTACTTTGCTGCGCGGTGTGGATAGCAACAAGGATCAGACCTATTTCCTGAATGCGTTAAGTCAAAAGCAGCTGTCCCGGGCCATGTTCCCGATCGGTCATTTGCCAAAGCCGGAAGTTCGCAAAATCGCAGAATCCGCGGGACTATATACAGCCAAGAAGAAAGACAGCACGGGCGTTTGCTTTATCGGCGAACGTAATTTCAAGGAGTTTCTGAGTGGATATCTGCCTGCAAAAGGTGGAGACATGGTGGATATCGCTACTGGTGAAGTCAAAGGACGCCACGATGGGCTGATGTACTATACACTGGGTCAACGGCAAGGCTTGGGCATCGGCGGCTCAGGTTCAGGCGAACCATGGTTCGTAGCCGATAAGGACCTGGAGAAAAATATTTTGTATGTGGTACAGGGTGATCGTCACCATAGCTTGTATTCCACCGGCCTGATTGCAACGGATGTGAATTGGATTGAAGGCGCAGATGCACGTCCATCCGGGGAATTCCGTTGTACAGCCAAGTTCCGTTACCGCCAGCCTGACCAGCAAGTAACCTTGCGATGGCTTGAGGATGGAACTGTTCACGTCGTATTCGATGTACATCAAAAAGCCATTACCCCTGGACAAGCTGTCGTGTTTTATGATGGGGAATTATGCCTGGGCGGCGGAACCATTGATAAGGTTGAGAAACTCCAGCCTGAAACAGTTTAA
- the cymR gene encoding cysteine metabolism transcriptional regulator CymR: MKISTKGRYGLTIMMELAAKFGEGPTSLKSIAEKNQLSEHYLEQLIAPLRNAGLVKSIRGAYGGYILASEPAGVTAGDIIRVLEGPISPVDFTEEDDPAKRQLWLRIRDSIAEVLDSTTLKDLITYQEHDEFDNYMFYI; the protein is encoded by the coding sequence TTGAAAATATCAACGAAAGGCCGCTATGGCCTGACCATTATGATGGAGCTTGCTGCCAAGTTTGGCGAAGGTCCAACTTCTTTGAAAAGTATTGCCGAAAAAAATCAGCTCTCCGAGCATTATCTGGAGCAGCTTATTGCACCTTTGCGTAATGCAGGTTTGGTAAAAAGTATCCGTGGTGCTTACGGCGGTTATATTCTTGCCAGTGAACCGGCAGGAGTAACAGCGGGAGATATCATTCGTGTATTGGAGGGTCCGATTTCACCAGTCGATTTCACGGAAGAAGACGATCCGGCCAAACGCCAGCTCTGGCTGCGAATTCGTGACAGCATTGCAGAAGTGCTGGATTCCACAACGCTGAAGGACTTGATCACATACCAGGAACATGATGAGTTTGATAATTATATGTTCTATATTTGA
- a CDS encoding cysteine desulfurase family protein — translation MNRIYLDHAASTPLHPEVAQTMMDIMTGQFGNASSVHAFGRDAKRTVSAARDAVAASLGCKPEEIVFTSGGTESDNLALFGTATADGRTSGHIITTTTEHHAVLHACDELEKAGYEVTYVPVNGFGRVNPADVEAAIRPDTFLISMMYANNEIGVIQPIHEVGQIAREHGIVFHVDAVQAFGHIQIDCQSLPIDLLSVSGHKINGPQGMGALYIRQGTRIQPLMHGGLQEKKRRAGTENIAGIAGLAKAATLASASIEERSAYDTTLRQTLLKALGDTLGSDAFVINGDPEHSLPNVVNISFPAIGTETMLMNLDMEGIAAASGSACTSGSLELSHVLQAMNLPEDVLKSAIRFSFGLGNTTEEMEYTAQKIETIWKRLRTRY, via the coding sequence ATGAACAGAATTTATCTGGATCATGCCGCATCGACTCCTTTGCATCCTGAGGTTGCGCAGACTATGATGGACATCATGACCGGCCAATTCGGCAACGCTTCAAGCGTTCATGCCTTTGGCCGGGATGCCAAGCGCACCGTCAGTGCTGCGAGGGATGCCGTTGCGGCCTCTTTGGGCTGCAAGCCTGAAGAAATCGTATTTACAAGTGGAGGGACAGAAAGCGATAATCTGGCCCTGTTCGGGACGGCTACGGCAGATGGACGTACTTCCGGCCATATCATTACGACCACGACTGAGCATCATGCGGTGCTTCATGCTTGCGACGAGCTTGAAAAAGCAGGCTATGAGGTAACCTACGTTCCGGTCAACGGCTTTGGACGTGTCAACCCTGCGGATGTAGAGGCTGCCATACGACCGGATACGTTTTTGATCAGCATGATGTATGCCAACAATGAGATAGGCGTCATCCAGCCGATCCATGAAGTAGGACAGATTGCGAGAGAACACGGCATTGTATTCCATGTAGATGCGGTTCAAGCTTTTGGTCATATTCAGATAGACTGCCAGAGCCTTCCGATTGATTTGCTTAGCGTATCTGGTCATAAGATTAACGGTCCACAGGGGATGGGGGCTTTGTATATCCGTCAGGGTACACGCATCCAGCCGCTAATGCATGGAGGACTCCAGGAGAAGAAACGCCGTGCCGGTACCGAAAACATCGCGGGAATTGCCGGTCTGGCAAAAGCCGCAACGCTCGCCAGTGCGTCCATAGAGGAACGTTCGGCGTACGATACAACGCTTCGTCAAACCTTGCTGAAAGCATTGGGAGACACTTTGGGAAGCGATGCTTTTGTGATCAATGGTGATCCGGAGCATTCTTTACCGAATGTCGTGAATATCAGCTTCCCGGCCATTGGTACAGAAACCATGCTAATGAACCTCGATATGGAAGGCATTGCAGCGGCCAGCGGCTCAGCCTGCACTTCCGGGTCTCTGGAGTTGTCGCATGTACTGCAGGCGATGAATCTTCCTGAAGATGTTTTGAAATCAGCGATTCGTTTTAGCTTCGGTTTGGGTAATACTACGGAAGAAATGGAATACACGGCCCAGAAAATTGAAACCATATGGAAGCGGCTGCGTACTAGGTACTAG
- a CDS encoding PRC-barrel domain-containing protein → MKLQDMIGLTVFDVENGKQIGKIHDFMVTANWRITGIELEGKGLFSSQVKVVAWDDIVAYGEDAIMIRNQQAVRKTEAREIQHTYLLGPGKLKDLSVLTEEGLMLGHISDVYFDQEMGNNIIGLEISDGFVSDIIEGRKWLPCTEDMSIGENAVMVPPLSEQRLEKAIYSVNG, encoded by the coding sequence ATGAAGCTTCAGGATATGATCGGGCTTACCGTTTTTGATGTGGAGAACGGGAAGCAGATTGGTAAAATACATGATTTTATGGTGACTGCTAATTGGAGAATTACGGGGATCGAGCTGGAAGGCAAAGGCCTTTTTTCTTCTCAAGTGAAGGTCGTTGCTTGGGATGACATCGTTGCGTATGGTGAAGATGCGATCATGATCCGTAATCAGCAGGCGGTACGTAAAACGGAGGCTCGTGAGATACAACATACGTACTTGCTTGGACCTGGTAAACTGAAGGATTTATCTGTGCTGACAGAGGAAGGGCTTATGCTCGGACACATTTCGGATGTTTATTTCGATCAGGAAATGGGCAATAACATAATAGGCTTGGAAATCAGCGATGGTTTTGTATCGGATATTATAGAAGGGCGGAAATGGCTGCCCTGCACCGAAGATATGTCCATCGGGGAAAATGCTGTCATGGTGCCCCCGTTAAGCGAGCAGCGTCTGGAAAAAGCCATATATTCTGTTAATGGATAG
- a CDS encoding methyl-accepting chemotaxis protein, translating to MNLKMKLILLFTCIVVVAAGPLSVISMTSIKNQANRDIQELMSSKASETVNQLDGWTRGNAQIIETLAAELQSADIPSDVKLVSLKAAFQNYKDQSIANIYAGLEDGTYWDGSGWFEAGYDPRARPWYKDAKAKGEIYYSSPYIDAASTDFTISIAKPLKDSNGSITGVVSEDILLNDMTKIIKDINLNGLGYAFLIDQNGVVVAHPDSKLAGKNLKDTPELGSSTAALLSATSGKADYSYNGSERQLYFKKMPSTGWIVGLSISKDIAFQEYYSTRNQLLITVAIIFVVAMLLAIWAANSFIKPIRKLQVNVKRVAEGDMTTRVDIKGKDEIASLGADFNIMSDNLSNLLRKVADTAVDVSSASHDMHQHAKDTGTIASQIASAVQELAQGASDQAEAVYSGSEKLTHMTDSINLIGESVKRTQTAVFETDSAVVAGYETAERQAKLAAESRQTTTAAGEAVDSLTLKTQDIERLAGAIHDIAAQTNLLALNASIEAARAGEHGRGFAVVAGEVRKLAEQAGSSSDSIMNKLEEIKIAGLRSTEEMKKALTVTAEQEQAATATRQAFESIRGASQHMLTQIGDVSAATDQLRVNAGHISDVISSVVAVSEQSAASTEEVASSVQEQGHAMNNIADLSAKLDSHADLLLEEVKRFKL from the coding sequence ATGAACTTGAAAATGAAACTTATTCTCCTTTTTACTTGCATTGTTGTCGTTGCGGCTGGACCTTTGTCTGTCATTAGCATGACAAGCATTAAAAATCAGGCTAACCGTGACATCCAAGAGCTTATGAGCAGCAAAGCCTCCGAAACTGTCAACCAGCTCGACGGGTGGACGCGCGGGAATGCCCAAATTATCGAAACGCTGGCTGCCGAATTGCAATCAGCTGATATACCATCAGATGTCAAATTAGTTTCCCTGAAAGCGGCCTTTCAAAATTATAAGGATCAAAGTATCGCTAACATTTATGCTGGACTTGAGGATGGAACCTACTGGGATGGCTCCGGCTGGTTTGAAGCAGGCTATGATCCTCGTGCCCGTCCGTGGTACAAGGATGCCAAAGCCAAAGGGGAAATATATTATTCCTCCCCATATATTGATGCGGCCAGCACCGATTTCACCATCTCGATTGCGAAGCCACTCAAGGATTCCAACGGCTCCATCACTGGGGTTGTCAGTGAAGATATTTTGTTAAACGATATGACCAAAATCATTAAAGACATAAACCTGAACGGATTAGGCTATGCATTTCTGATTGACCAAAACGGAGTCGTGGTCGCACATCCAGACAGCAAGCTGGCTGGTAAAAATCTCAAGGATACGCCCGAGCTAGGTTCGTCAACTGCAGCCCTGCTGAGCGCCACTTCGGGAAAAGCAGACTACAGCTACAATGGCAGTGAGCGCCAGCTTTATTTTAAAAAGATGCCCAGCACAGGCTGGATTGTAGGATTGTCTATTTCAAAAGATATTGCTTTTCAGGAGTACTACTCCACTCGTAACCAACTGTTGATTACTGTTGCTATTATCTTCGTCGTTGCCATGCTGCTGGCGATCTGGGCGGCAAACAGCTTTATCAAGCCGATTCGGAAGCTTCAAGTGAACGTCAAACGAGTAGCTGAAGGGGATATGACAACACGAGTGGATATTAAGGGTAAGGATGAAATCGCCAGCCTGGGTGCGGATTTTAATATCATGTCTGATAACCTCTCTAACCTCCTGCGCAAGGTAGCAGATACAGCCGTCGATGTCAGCTCAGCTTCGCATGATATGCACCAGCATGCCAAAGATACGGGAACCATCGCGTCACAAATCGCCAGTGCAGTTCAAGAGCTTGCTCAAGGAGCGAGCGATCAGGCTGAGGCCGTGTATTCCGGCTCTGAGAAGCTAACTCACATGACAGACTCTATCAACCTGATTGGAGAAAGTGTCAAACGGACTCAAACTGCGGTGTTCGAGACAGATTCTGCCGTGGTGGCAGGGTATGAAACAGCAGAGCGTCAAGCGAAGCTTGCAGCAGAGTCCAGACAAACGACGACTGCGGCAGGAGAAGCGGTAGATTCACTCACTCTAAAAACTCAGGATATCGAGCGTCTGGCCGGTGCCATCCACGATATCGCTGCCCAAACAAACCTGCTGGCCCTCAATGCGTCCATCGAAGCAGCAAGAGCCGGGGAACACGGACGAGGTTTTGCCGTCGTCGCAGGGGAAGTGCGGAAGCTGGCTGAACAAGCGGGCAGTTCCAGTGACAGTATCATGAATAAGCTGGAAGAAATCAAAATTGCAGGACTACGAAGTACGGAGGAAATGAAAAAGGCTCTTACTGTAACTGCTGAACAGGAGCAGGCAGCCACCGCGACGAGACAGGCGTTTGAATCCATCCGCGGAGCTTCTCAGCATATGCTTACCCAAATTGGGGACGTTTCAGCCGCGACGGATCAACTCCGCGTGAATGCCGGACATATTTCCGACGTTATCTCCAGCGTGGTCGCCGTCTCTGAACAAAGTGCAGCTTCTACCGAGGAAGTCGCTTCCTCCGTGCAAGAACAAGGCCATGCCATGAACAACATTGCCGACCTTTCCGCCAAACTCGATTCGCACGCGGATCTTCTGCTGGAAGAGGTCAAACGCTTTAAACTGTAA
- a CDS encoding AI-2E family transporter produces the protein MEQLTKSRLFRYGIWTLLGLVILYFIWLLRPLFLNLYDFLKTIIAPFAVAMIISYVLNPIVSMLGGRKVPRSVAVLLIYAVFLASLIVILMNLIPMFIEQLDELNEHLPELTMHAQGLMSNMDSGILPQGVRTGMNQWFFQLENRMATGISNFMDNIGSMINMLFNVFIVPFLIFYILKDFEVFERTIVSYLPRSRRKAIVTVLKEIDQALGNYVRGQLLVCVIIGVMAYIGYMLVGMPYALLLAGVVAIFNIVPYLGPFLGAAPAVVMASTVSFKMVLLVVVVNTCIQILESNVISPQVVGRTLHLHPISIIFALLVGGEIAGITGLILAVPVMAVLKVALQHFFAYYVKRKPI, from the coding sequence ATGGAGCAATTAACGAAAAGTAGACTGTTCCGGTACGGAATATGGACGCTGCTGGGACTTGTCATTCTATATTTTATCTGGCTGCTGCGACCTTTGTTTTTGAATCTGTATGATTTTCTGAAAACAATCATTGCTCCGTTTGCGGTAGCGATGATCATTTCCTATGTTCTCAATCCTATTGTCAGTATGCTGGGCGGTCGCAAGGTGCCTCGAAGTGTAGCCGTGCTGCTTATCTATGCTGTATTTTTGGCCAGCCTTATTGTCATTTTGATGAATCTGATCCCGATGTTTATTGAACAACTGGATGAGCTGAATGAGCATTTGCCTGAACTGACCATGCATGCACAGGGATTAATGTCGAATATGGATAGCGGCATTTTGCCTCAAGGGGTGCGAACGGGGATGAACCAATGGTTTTTCCAACTGGAAAACCGCATGGCTACGGGGATTTCCAACTTTATGGATAACATTGGTAGCATGATCAACATGCTGTTCAATGTATTCATTGTGCCATTTCTCATTTTTTATATTTTAAAGGATTTTGAAGTGTTCGAGCGGACGATTGTATCTTATCTCCCGCGTTCTCGCCGTAAGGCGATTGTAACGGTGCTTAAGGAAATTGATCAGGCACTTGGCAACTATGTCAGAGGACAGCTGCTGGTATGCGTCATTATCGGCGTAATGGCTTATATCGGATATATGCTGGTTGGTATGCCTTATGCGCTATTGCTGGCAGGTGTGGTGGCGATTTTTAATATTGTTCCGTATTTGGGCCCTTTTTTGGGGGCTGCTCCGGCGGTAGTAATGGCTTCTACGGTTTCCTTCAAAATGGTGCTGTTGGTCGTGGTCGTGAACACCTGCATTCAAATACTGGAAAGTAATGTAATTTCCCCTCAGGTAGTCGGACGAACCCTGCATCTGCATCCGATATCCATCATATTCGCCCTGTTGGTGGGTGGAGAAATAGCGGGAATTACCGGCTTGATTTTGGCAGTTCCGGTGATGGCCGTATTAAAGGTAGCGCTTCAGCATTTTTTTGCTTATTATGTGAAGCGTAAACCGATCTGA
- the alaS gene encoding alanine--tRNA ligase yields MKASEIRSKWLEFFESKGHVIEPSAPLVPHKDPSLLWINAGMAPLKPYFDGRVKPENPRIANSQKCIRTNDIENVGKTRRHHTFFEMLGNFSIGDYFKEEAITWAWEFLTDPKWIGFDPERLAVTVYPEDEEAYKLWNEKIGLPAERIIKLEDNFWDIGEGPCGPCTEIFYDRGEAYGSDMTDPEMYPGGENERYLEVWNLVFSQFNHNKDGSYTPLPNKNIDTGAGLERFASILQNVDSNFDTDIFQPLIQKTAAMAGVKYNENVDSDVALKVIADHVRTVAFAIGDGVLPSNEGRGYVIRRLLRRAVRYGKMLGMNRPFMFELVETVGNIMGVYYPEVVNKRDFIVKVIKTEEERFHETLTDGLAILADISAQAKAEGRDMISGTDAFKLYDTYGFPFDLTEDYADEQGLKVDREGFDEAMQEQRKRARDAHQDNASMKIQGGALSDLAVKSEFVGYNDLVTESKIVAIVYEDVLVDSVSEGQTCQVVLDVTPFYAESGGQVSDHGLLRGGTVTAKVEGLFKAPQGQHVHQVVVEAGELNVGDTVKAEVDQASRGEIEKNHTATHLLHKALKEVLGDHVNQAGSLVEPGRLRFDFSHFGSITAEELADIELRVNRAIWSQLDVNIELKPIDEAKALGAMALFGEKYGDIVRVVKIGDYSIELCGGCHVSNTSQIGLFKLVSESGIGSGVRRIEAVTGRVGFEYMEGQLELLKVSAGLVKSKLSEVPKRIESLQQHIKDLSRENESLQSKLSAIEAGQLTDQVVQVGGVQLLAARVQASSMDALRAIADELKGKLPAAVLVLGAAMDDKVNFVVAVPAEHTKAGLHAGKLVKEIAAVCGGGGGGRPDMAQAGGKDASKLDEALQRAHELVAAASQG; encoded by the coding sequence ATGAAAGCTAGTGAAATCCGCTCCAAATGGCTGGAGTTTTTTGAAAGCAAGGGACATGTGATTGAACCAAGCGCACCGCTTGTTCCTCATAAAGATCCTTCCCTGCTGTGGATTAATGCGGGCATGGCGCCGCTCAAGCCTTATTTTGACGGACGTGTGAAGCCTGAAAATCCACGTATCGCCAATTCACAAAAATGCATTCGTACGAATGACATTGAAAATGTCGGCAAAACGCGCCGTCACCACACTTTTTTCGAAATGCTCGGCAACTTTTCCATTGGCGACTATTTTAAAGAAGAGGCCATTACATGGGCATGGGAGTTTCTGACTGATCCGAAATGGATTGGCTTTGATCCGGAGCGTCTGGCTGTTACCGTGTATCCTGAAGATGAAGAAGCGTACAAGCTGTGGAACGAAAAAATCGGTCTGCCTGCTGAGCGAATTATCAAATTGGAAGACAACTTCTGGGACATCGGTGAAGGCCCTTGCGGACCTTGTACGGAAATCTTTTATGATCGCGGCGAAGCCTACGGCAGCGACATGACGGACCCTGAAATGTATCCAGGCGGAGAGAACGAGCGATACCTGGAAGTATGGAATCTCGTATTCTCACAATTCAACCATAACAAAGACGGCAGCTATACGCCGCTTCCAAACAAAAATATTGATACAGGAGCCGGCTTGGAGCGTTTTGCATCCATTTTGCAAAATGTGGATTCCAATTTTGACACAGATATTTTCCAGCCGCTCATTCAGAAAACAGCTGCAATGGCAGGAGTCAAATATAACGAAAATGTGGACAGCGACGTGGCTCTCAAAGTCATTGCCGACCATGTTCGTACCGTAGCTTTTGCGATTGGCGATGGCGTACTGCCTTCCAATGAGGGACGGGGCTATGTTATTCGCCGCTTGCTGCGCCGGGCTGTGCGTTACGGAAAAATGCTCGGTATGAACCGTCCGTTTATGTTTGAACTGGTGGAAACGGTTGGGAATATCATGGGTGTGTACTACCCTGAAGTGGTGAACAAGCGTGATTTCATCGTCAAGGTGATCAAAACAGAAGAGGAACGCTTCCACGAAACACTGACAGACGGATTGGCTATTTTGGCTGACATCAGCGCTCAGGCGAAGGCGGAAGGCCGCGATATGATTAGCGGAACAGACGCATTCAAACTGTACGATACGTACGGGTTCCCATTTGACCTCACCGAGGATTATGCGGATGAGCAGGGCTTGAAAGTCGACCGTGAGGGCTTCGATGAAGCGATGCAGGAGCAACGCAAACGCGCGCGTGACGCTCATCAGGACAATGCCAGCATGAAGATTCAGGGCGGAGCTTTGTCCGACTTGGCGGTTAAAAGTGAATTTGTTGGATATAATGACCTCGTAACTGAGTCAAAAATTGTGGCGATTGTATATGAGGATGTGCTGGTGGACAGTGTTAGTGAAGGACAAACTTGCCAGGTCGTGCTGGATGTGACTCCTTTTTATGCCGAAAGCGGCGGACAAGTCAGTGACCATGGCTTGCTGCGTGGAGGTACGGTGACTGCGAAGGTCGAAGGACTGTTCAAGGCACCACAAGGCCAGCATGTGCATCAGGTCGTTGTAGAGGCCGGTGAGCTGAACGTTGGCGATACGGTGAAAGCAGAAGTAGACCAAGCCTCGCGTGGAGAAATTGAGAAAAACCATACGGCTACACATTTGCTGCACAAAGCGCTTAAAGAAGTACTGGGTGACCATGTCAATCAGGCAGGTTCTTTGGTAGAGCCTGGACGACTGCGTTTTGACTTCTCCCATTTCGGAAGCATTACAGCGGAAGAGCTGGCGGATATTGAGTTGCGGGTAAACCGTGCGATCTGGAGCCAGCTGGATGTGAATATTGAACTGAAACCGATTGATGAAGCCAAGGCACTGGGAGCGATGGCGCTGTTCGGTGAAAAATACGGAGATATCGTAAGAGTCGTTAAAATAGGCGATTACAGCATCGAGCTGTGCGGTGGCTGTCATGTCAGCAATACCTCGCAAATCGGACTGTTCAAGCTTGTCAGCGAGAGCGGTATCGGATCAGGTGTCCGTCGTATTGAAGCAGTAACCGGGCGTGTTGGCTTTGAATATATGGAAGGACAATTGGAGCTGTTGAAGGTATCGGCCGGGCTGGTTAAATCCAAGCTGTCCGAGGTGCCGAAGCGCATCGAGTCCCTGCAGCAGCACATTAAAGACCTTAGTCGTGAAAATGAATCGCTGCAAAGCAAGCTGAGCGCTATTGAGGCAGGTCAACTGACGGATCAGGTGGTGCAAGTCGGTGGAGTACAACTGCTCGCTGCACGCGTACAGGCTTCCAGTATGGACGCTTTGCGTGCCATTGCCGATGAGTTGAAAGGGAAGCTTCCGGCTGCTGTGCTGGTGCTCGGCGCTGCGATGGACGACAAAGTCAATTTTGTCGTAGCTGTACCTGCAGAGCATACGAAGGCAGGACTTCATGCAGGCAAGCTCGTGAAGGAAATTGCTGCCGTATGCGGCGGCGGCGGCGGCGGACGTCCTGATATGGCACAAGCTGGAGGCAAGGATGCCAGCAAGCTGGACGAAGCGCTTCAACGTGCCCATGAACTGGTGGCGGCAGCTTCTCAAGGATAA
- a CDS encoding IreB family regulatory phosphoprotein: protein MDSMDKTVKFNVKADEKEASAQEILLTVYDALVEKEYNPINQIVGYLLSGDPAYVPRHNNARSLVRKKERDELIEELVRFYLAKHR, encoded by the coding sequence ATGGATTCCATGGACAAAACGGTCAAATTTAATGTCAAGGCGGATGAGAAGGAAGCTTCTGCTCAGGAAATTTTGTTGACCGTATATGATGCTTTGGTAGAAAAGGAATACAATCCAATCAATCAGATTGTCGGGTATTTGTTATCAGGTGATCCTGCTTATGTGCCGCGGCATAATAATGCCAGAAGCCTGGTACGCAAAAAAGAACGCGATGAATTGATTGAAGAGCTGGTTCGTTTCTATCTGGCGAAGCACCGTTAG
- the ruvX gene encoding Holliday junction resolvase RuvX, which produces MKVMGLDYGDRRIGVAVSDAFGWTAQGLEVIERRGDDSEFGKIADLIRDHEIGEVVVGLPKNMNGTVGPRGEICIEFANRLKELLGLPVHLWDERLTTRSAERALLEADVSRKKRKQVVDKLAASLILQNYLDAHSTR; this is translated from the coding sequence ATGAAAGTAATGGGATTGGATTACGGGGACCGCCGAATTGGGGTCGCCGTAAGTGATGCCTTCGGCTGGACCGCCCAAGGATTGGAAGTCATAGAACGACGTGGTGACGACAGTGAGTTCGGTAAAATTGCAGATTTAATCCGTGACCATGAAATCGGTGAGGTGGTTGTAGGCTTGCCGAAAAATATGAACGGAACCGTGGGTCCACGCGGTGAGATTTGCATTGAGTTTGCGAACCGGCTTAAGGAGTTGCTGGGATTACCCGTTCACCTTTGGGATGAACGGCTGACGACGCGTTCGGCAGAGCGTGCGCTTCTGGAAGCCGACGTCAGCCGAAAAAAACGCAAGCAGGTGGTAGATAAGCTGGCAGCAAGCCTGATCTTGCAAAACTATTTGGACGCACACAGTACAAGGTGA